GCCTGATACCAAGTGAGGCTGTTGGTTCTTCTAGCTCAGCATCTGACTgtcacattggccttttatgcatggctgtttccctcgccgtcaccacTCCGATCACttagggtctttgttttgattatgaatgTCACTTACAACtgtcaggggtcgcctcgctcttccccaggcagaacacggggaaacgcagggggacagcaaggcaacctctgatggtcggaaatggcatgcataatccaaacaaagacctgaagttgtcggaggggtgacggcaagggaaacagccatgcataaaagacctctgtctgtcAGCAGCTCCTCCTGGGTTCAGCCAGATCTTTCCCAACACCAGCTATCCTTCAACTGCCAAGATCAGGGACTGGACAAGGCAACTCATGTGCTTCGCTTTATCTTGAAATGAACTCTTGCTCTCGCTAACATGCACTGAGGAGGCACACAGGGGGGTTGGGAAGGTCTTCAGCAGGCTGAGGAACGTTTTCTATATAAAATCTGCCTCGTTGTCTTCTTTGTTCAGGTAACATGATGACTGTCAGGCGTTATTCCATCTCCTCTTCTGTGCATTCACTTTCCGGCAACAAGCACCATAAAAATGACAAGAGGAATCCATTCAAGGGAGCCCTTGAAGTTAAGGGCATCATCAAACAACCAGCTTTCCCTCCTGATATGCAACTAACcaacaaagaagaaaaggggTTTGCGAAAATCCCACCTGACTGCCTCTCCAGCAGTACATCAAATAAAAGGAGATCTTTCCAAGATCATGTTTACAAGTGCAGGTAGGGCCAACTGAATGCTGAAACTAtaaatgtgtgtgggtgtgtaaagtgccatcaagtcatagctgacttatggcaaccccttaggggttttcaaggcaagagactaacagaggtggtttgccgagGCTTccgctgcatagcaaccctggtattccttggtggtctcccatccaaatactaaccagggctgaccctgcttagcttctgagatctgatgaaatcggacTATATCATGCTGTCTTCTCTCCGAAATGATAAATGCGGTTTGAAAAATCTTTTCTGAGCATATTTCAGGCTGCCAGTGTGTTTCTAGCTGATGGTTCCTGTCATTTTGTGCCATCCTGTCATTTTGTGTGCTTGCCGCAGTCATGTGACTGAATTGATAATTAGCACCTAGAAACATGCTGATTCTCGTGACCACACCTATCAACTGAGCAATATTAAAATGTATACACCCTGTGTAATATGATGGATGGCACATAAAATCTGTAATGACTAGCTTCACATCTGTGGAACTCTATTGGGCATACTCATGTGAAACGCTTTCACTGAGGCAAGTGTGAGAAGTTTCCTGGGTGTAACAAACCAGCTGTCCAGATAAAACTAGTTGTTATGATTGCTTCAAAAGTGAGTTGGATATTTTAGATGCAGCTGGCTTCCGGGCAAAGAACAGGGGAGTcttggttaggaaattcctggaaattctggtggtggagcctggggagggcaggcaggaaatgggaaggagaaggacctcagctgggtataatgctagAGAGCACTCTTCAAAACCACCACTTTCTTcaagggaaccaatctctgtagtctggatatcagttgtaattctgggaggtctccaagccccttctgaaggttggcaaccctaggaatgaggTATTTCCCTAAATGAGAAGAacagctggttttttatatgctgactttctctaccacttaagggagactcaaaccggcttacaatctccttcccttccctagacactctgtgaggtaggtggggctgagagagctctaacagagctgtaacttgcccaaagtcacccagctggcttcgtgtgtaggaatggggaaacaaatccagttcaccagattagcctccgtcgctcatgtggaggagaggggaatcaaaccctgttctccagatcagactccaccactccaaaccaccactcttaaccactacaccacgctggctctccctgcaAGCTTGAGCAAGATTGATATTCTGTAGGATCCAGAGCCTTGCATGTGAACAGGGGACATTTGTTGTCCTTGGGGATGCCAGTCTGCAGATATACCTTGGCTAGATTGAATTTGTTATGAAATGTAGCAGTTCTTCTGTGTAGGTCACACTCGGTGTTTTGCTTCTGCTTCTATCTTTTCATGTTCTATTGCTGCTGCTGATTTTTAATTTGCCTATATTTTAATGCCAGCATTTTCATTGTTTCGAAGGATTGTGTATGCTGCCTCTGCAGTCTCAAGGCTGGCGGTGCAGCCTCGAaggcaattaattaattaatctgtCATGTGTGCCTATTTCTTTTCTAGGGGTAAAGTAAAGGCCGTCAGTTTTCTGTTACCGGTGGACATGTCCCCCTATTCTGAAAATCAAGGTCCTTTCACATGCCAGCAAAATCAGAACACAAAACAGTTAAGTCCCATTATTGAAAAGGACATGTGATCCGGTGAATTTTTAAAGGGCCATCCTTGACTCTGGAGATAAACGAGCCTTTAAGCCACGGCCCTCTGTCGGATTATGTTTCTGGAAAGCGCTTTGGCAGAACGCCCTCCCAGGATCAGCGAGGCAGCCTTTCAGCTCATCGGCTGACTATTCAGCCAGGAAAGAACAAAACCTGTGACAGACGCTGTCAAAGGCTTGTACAGTGAG
This window of the Euleptes europaea isolate rEulEur1 chromosome 5, rEulEur1.hap1, whole genome shotgun sequence genome carries:
- the CCDC195 gene encoding putative coiled-coil domain-containing protein 195 translates to MEGTKQLMQVIQEMRSEIIKLERENRALRGELQFDGPRDAKQEEGRGGEAGKEEAWSLTDSGEEATVPLRRNVSAGSALMIQEQKGNMMTVRRYSISSSVHSLSGNKHHKNDKRNPFKGALEVKGIIKQPAFPPDMQLTNKEEKGFAKIPPDCLSSSTSNKRRSFQDHVYKCRGKVKAVSFLLPVDMSPYSENQGPFTCQQNQNTKQLSPIIEKDM